From the Brassica napus cultivar Da-Ae unplaced genomic scaffold, Da-Ae ScsIHWf_3088;HRSCAF=3902, whole genome shotgun sequence genome, one window contains:
- the LOC111215920 gene encoding uncharacterized protein LOC111215920: MSKLTTFVPLTKLRPFKDNWRIQVKCLHSWKQNTPFAGDTFEMVLADQWGNKIHATSKRSLMQRIQRVLPIDSWGVIEHVTVTPAGGQYRTTNYKYKMVIAEDAVLSRSDLVDDRVFISLANYEEIENGTKKQAFLIDVIGRIHDLGDVQTVQVSGEDIKRVLFRLVDAEGNNLACCLWGTYAEQLEPFSGHGKDQTIICMIRFAKIKEFRGELQITNAFDATRLFLNAMIPEVSNITQRLSNDDLSVALVPKPSGKKDGKKILYNWNDAEIKTIAEVAEANQVEICKIICTIEAIDTDWSWFYIGCNRHQKRVLKIPKVDYGRMTKKDKPLFRCELCRSNINTVGPKFKLHLVVKDDSATCNVMLLGSVGKSIVGVDAEELWDGSYEEIEDPDILPEPILSLVGKSFCFGISISSDNVTNGSDTFVVLEVCSGDKVLTIQTDSQSNSDIVTTSSTMSSGSAMMLDQISSDECPTPITKRKDDDCDLQDLTSSSKKQCTKIIKEEKIKND; the protein is encoded by the exons ATGTCTAAGCTAACGACATTTGTTCCTCTCACAAAACTCAGGCCATTCAAAGACAACTGGAGAATTCAAGTGAAATGTTTACATTCGTGGAAGCAAAACACACCTTTTGCAGGTGATACTTTCGAGATGGTGTTAGCAGATCAATGG GGTAACAAGATCCATGCTACTAGCAAACGATCTCTCATGCAACGGATTCAACGTGTCTTACCTATAGATTCTTGGGGAGTTATTGAACACGTTACCGTGACTCCAGCTGGTGGTCAATATCGAACAACCAACTACAAATACAAGATGGTTATAGCAGAAGACGCTGTGCTATCAAGATCGGATTTAGTTGATGATAGAGTTTTCATATCGCTTGCTAATTATGAAGAAATTGAGAATGGAACAAAAAAACAAGCTTTTCTCATTG ACGTGATAGGAAGAATTCATGACCTTGGTGATGTACAGACTGTACAAGTTTCTGGCGAAGACATAAAGAGGGTTCTGTTTCGCTTAGTTGATGCAGA AGGAAACAATCTTGCATGCTGTCTGTGGGGAACATATGCTGAGCAACTTGAACCGTTTTCTGGTCACGGAAAGGATCAAACAATTATTTGTATGATCAGGTTTGCAAAAATCAAGGAATTTAGAG GAGAGCTGCAAATCACTAATGCTTTTGATGCGACACGACTGTTCCTGAATGCAATGATCCCTGAAGTTTCTAATATAACTcaaag GCTGTCAAATGATGATCTCTCTGTTGCTTTGGTCCCAAAACCGTCTGGAAAGAAGGATGGTAAAAAAATTTTGTATAACTGGAATGATGCTGAGATCAAAACAATTGCAGAAGTCGCTGAGGCCAATCAG gtGGAGATTTGCAAAATCATATGTACTATTGAAGCTATAGATACAGATTGGTCTTGGTTCTACATTGGTTGTAACCGGCACCAAAAACGTGTCCTTAAGATTCCTAAAGTTGATTATGGaaggatgacaaaaaaagatAAGCCTTTGTTTCGTTGTGAACTATGTCGTTCTAATATCAATACTGTTGGACCCAA attcaaGCTACATCTGGTTGTGAAAGATGACTCTGCAACATGTAATGTGATGTTGCTAGGCTCTGTTGGTAAGTCCATCGTTGGAGTGGATGCTGAAGAATTATGGGATGGCTCATATGAGgag ATTGAAGATCCAGATATACTACCAGAACCTATTCTTAGTTTGGTCGGCAAGTCTTTCTGTTTTGGTATTTCCATATCCTCAGACAATGTCACAAATGGATCCGACACTTTTGTTGTTTTAGAGGTTTGTTCTGGAGATAAAGTTCTTACTATCCAGACTGACTCTCAATCTAATTCTGATATTGTCACAACTTCTTCTACCATGTCATCTGGATCT gcCATGATGTTGGATCAAATTTCCTCTGATGAGTGTCCAACTCCTATAACAAAGCGCAAGGATGATGATTGTGACCTACAGGACCTAACATCTTCTTCCAAGAAACAATGCACCAAGATAATCAAAGAAGAGAAGATCAAGAATGATTAG